The segment GATACCAACTTAGGAGGACTTGCTTCGAGCCAGGTGTAAAGCGATGAGAAATCAGTTCAAAGGTCAAGTCACAATCGAAGTCAATCAGCTCAGACATGCGATCGAGTAACTGTGTGTAATGCGCTTGCCAATCATCGATCGGCATAATCGGTGCGATCACAATGCCTAAAGGATAACCGCCTTCTAAACCTAATCGTCTCAGGGCTTGCAAGCGCTCCTCGACAGAAGCTGTGCCGCCTTCTAAGCGCTGACTCACGGGTGCAGCATTCACGCTGACTCGACAGCGCGTATGTCCATTGTGAGGCAGATCTAATAAGCCTTCCACATGACTGAACTTAGAAACCCATCTCAGATAGCCATCTTGGCGTGTACCGAAGTAACGAATACACTCGGCTAAGCTGCCCGTGAGATGCTCAATCCCCAGCGGATCAGTGTAGCAACTCACTTCATAGCTCGTCTCACGATTAGGATGCTCGTATCGAGCTAAGTTATCCAAAATCTGAGGGAGATTTGCATACACTCGAATCACAGGTGGCCCTGATAAACTGCCAGCGAGATAACAATACTGGCAATGCGCAGGGCAGCCTTCTGCAAGATGAAACTGCCAATCGGCAGAAGGTGGGATCGGACTGAGCTTGAGTTGACTTTGAGGAGCGGTGACGATCGCTAACGTTCGTTTCGCAATGCTGTAGGTCTCACGATCATCTTCTCCACGCAAGCCAGTCAAACGGTTTTTGGGAAGTTCTTCAATCGGTAAATCTAAGCTTTGAACTCGCTCTAAAATCTGTTGTCCCCACGGTTCATCTAATGCAGCGGGTGTAAAGAGAACTCGATCAGGCATCCAAAGCTTCGATTCGCGGGCTAAAACGGGACTCGCTACCATGCTGATTCATGCTTGCTACTTCTCTATTATGGCAAGGCTAAATTCAGCGAGGGTGGCGGGTTTTACGCCAGTTTGATCAGGTGGTTCCACACTTGTTTGAGGGCGCAATTGACGGCAATTTTTTCAGCGATCGAACAATCTGCTTTTTCAAACAAAGGTGCAAGCTGTTTGGCTTCGATCAAACTAAAGCCATAGCTGCTTAGTTGCTGAGTATAAATTTGCTCACACACCGGATTGCGTCCTTGAGTCAGTAACTCTAAGTACTCTGTGTCTGACATTTCTAAATCGACAACGATTGACATTTCCTTCTCCGTGAATCGCTGCGTATAGCATATCAGGGATCGCTTCATCTCTCTAAAGACTGAAGAAAGGGTTCGATGATCAAGATAATTTCTCGGGCTGTTCTTCTCTTAACGGCGATAGCTGCGTGACAGGTCAAAACTTACGGTTGCACAATTTCCGAGTCCGCCTCATGAATCCTGTATTAAATCGATGAGAATGATTAGGCTGATTGCAAAAATATTCTGCTAAAATCTAAACGCTCTCACCCGATTGGGGGATTGATAACAACCTTTTAGTAGAAATGTTAAAGCTGATGCTTCATGGAAATTGTTCTAAGAAATGTCTGGGTTGAGTAAAAGATCATTCTGATCATTGAGCAGGGGAATACTCCCGTTCGTCTGCTAGGATAAGTGCAGCTATTTTGTATCACATACTACAAAATTAGAGACGCTTTCCAGAGCGTTTTTGATCATCTGACCAACCTTACTGCACTTAATATTCTTCTAGCCGGAAAAAAGTCTGAGGCTGTAGGTTCGATTGCAGTCAGCGATCGAGATGTGTCAGGAATGAGGATGAGATCACAATCTATCTGCTTTGACCATCGATCAGATTGGCAATTGAACTCCAAACTCCAAGGCTATCACTCAGACAAATTGGGATTGTCTTGCTTTCTCCGAAATTTTCCGCAATTGGCAATGATAATGCCTAGCCCAGTGTAACTCTATTCGACGGTAGCTCTCCAAATCATGGACATTCAAACGATGGATGCTCAACGCCCCTTCACCCTGCAAGACATTTACCGATTCTTCCAAACGCCGCAGGTGATTTTCCTCAATCAGCAATTGACGGTTTGTTACCTGTTGTCGATCTTGGTTGAAAGCGACTCTTAT is part of the Leptolyngbya boryana PCC 6306 genome and harbors:
- a CDS encoding spore photoproduct lyase family protein encodes the protein MVASPVLARESKLWMPDRVLFTPAALDEPWGQQILERVQSLDLPIEELPKNRLTGLRGEDDRETYSIAKRTLAIVTAPQSQLKLSPIPPSADWQFHLAEGCPAHCQYCYLAGSLSGPPVIRVYANLPQILDNLARYEHPNRETSYEVSCYTDPLGIEHLTGSLAECIRYFGTRQDGYLRWVSKFSHVEGLLDLPHNGHTRCRVSVNAAPVSQRLEGGTASVEERLQALRRLGLEGGYPLGIVIAPIMPIDDWQAHYTQLLDRMSELIDFDCDLTFELISHRFTPGSKQVLLSWYPNTKLDLDESARVVKRNKFGGMKYVYDAKTMRELRQFFERELARRFPHGKILYWT